One Tetrapisispora phaffii CBS 4417 chromosome 3, complete genome DNA segment encodes these proteins:
- the GID11 gene encoding Gid11p (similar to Saccharomyces cerevisiae YLR149C; ancestral locus Anc_8.362), translating to MTIENHKYHWNPTFRHRDLEKYKNKDEDYIDFYFNNTGYNKIYQNYLLPNIRLYDNKISINHWQLRDSIKASSNYKVNNNIYYIFDHSIRKINSKDTSFDTEDAEKDSFTKSSTVVNFNFKPRCFTEKQGLIACGGLIGPDDRGYPSNWNNSDRESLGVNHAGNGDDTAAEADIPCKPVEVLNDNVLNDNTNYSNPSLWKGIIQLHDTNTNISQSLVLGQFITNCVALLPISSNQYDMFSCNNDNHMYQCNINNSRVVLTKRYSDLKFALNYVALSNDSRTMVVSGDTNKFAIYRKNEFDNLFTLNYDTQPSWGNSTIIKNERIPRYALPDHTSKLDLEDMTASNNSSCANLSSNLNGRHIYEAPNSDHGFYTSFSNNDLQFATIFQNGVCLIYDTRNMYKPMIEINSTRPYSHSGSFRVCKYSNSIDDLLFITEHQSRIHVVDTRNFTNHQVISIPSKVETTSAGNIFSDDNSNPNASDLPNDVTTARTVPLDKLIPSIAPYPELCSKTTNEYNSLQEKGLYLINQDPPNYSNRDDNQIRDRNNINPDFIYDYYHNESEFDSSGIIMENGNTSRNRKIKSHHPGSDPYNFDFRLQRIRTNSYENNNWNNSPNSKTSSVNNTNQLLNDQNNNYPSMGSNNPTRDVYNASQLSGFPLSRRGGTSLWSAYTDDFTRDTITSYVTLESADESNICGLDCMQDSNGNDSLIVGYDYGLLQWNINSWARRSFSSYEFT from the coding sequence ATGACAATAGAAAATCATAAATACCATTGGAATCCTACATTTAGGCATAGAGATCTGGAAAAGTACAAGAATAAAGATGAGGATTACATAGACTTTTATTTCAACAATACAGGGTATAATAAGATATATCAAAACTATTTATTGCCGAATATTAGGTTGTACGATAACAAAATATCGATTAACCACTGGCAGTTGAGGGATTCAATCAAAGCAAGCTCAAATTATAAAGTTAACAACAACatatattacatttttGACCATTCAATAAGGAAAATCAATTCCAAGGACACGAGTTTTGACACTGAGGATGCGGAAAAGGATTCCTTTACAAAGAGTTCTACAGTggttaattttaattttaaaccGAGATGTTTTACTGAAAAGCAAGGTTTGATTGCCTGTGGTGGATTAATAGGACCAGATGACAGAGGATATCCGTCAAATTGGAATAATTCGGACAGAGAATCTCTTGGTGTCAATCACGCCGGCAACGGGGATGACACGGCTGCTGAGGCTGATATACCTTGTAAACCTGTGGAGGTTCTCAACGACAACGTCTTAAATGACAATACAAATTATAGTAATCCTTCTTTATGGAAGGGGATAATACAGCTGCATGatacaaatacaaatatttcaCAATCTTTGGTTTTAGGACAATTTATCACAAACTGTGTAGCATTACTCCCAATCTCAAGCAACCAGTATGACATGTTTTCTTGTAACAATGACAATCATATGTACCAATgcaatataaataatagtaGAGTGGTTCTAACAAAGAGGTATTctgatttaaaatttgcATTGAACTATGTTGCATTATCAAACGATTCAAGAACAATGGTTGTCTCTGGGGATACAAATAAGTTTGCGATATACAGAAAGAACGAATTCGATAATCTATTTACTTTGAATTATGATACGCAACCAAGTTGGGGGAATTCTAccataataaaaaatgagaGAATACCAAGATATGCATTGCCGGATCACACAAGTAAACTAGATTTGGAAGATATGACAGCTTCAAATAACAGTAGCTGTGCAAATTTATCTTCGAACCTAAATGGAAGGCATATCTATGAAGCACCAAATTCTGATCATGGTTTTTATACCAGTTTTTCCAATAACGATTTACAATTTGCAactatttttcaaaatggtGTTTGTTTGATCTATGATACTAGAAATATGTATAAACCGATGattgaaataaattcaacaaGACCATATTCTCATAGTGGTTCATTTAGAGTTTGTAAGTATTCAAATTCCATCGATGATTTATTGTTCATTACAGAGCACCAAAGTAGAATCCATGTTGTTGACACAAGAAACTTTACAAATCATCAAGTTATCAGCATCCCATCTAAAGTCGAAACTACTAGTGCGGGCAATATATTTAGTGATGATAATAGTAATCCAAATGCAAGTGACCTACCCAATGATGTCACGACAGCAAGAACTGTTCCACTTGATAAATTGATTCCAAGCATAGCACCATACCCAGAGCTATGTAGCAAAACAACTAATGAGTATAATTCCTTACAAGAAAAAGGGCtctatttaataaatcaagaCCCTCCTAATTACTCAAACAGAGATGATAATCAGATAAGAGATAGGAATAATATAAATCCCgattttatttatgatTATTACCACAATGAGTCAGAATTTGATAGCAGTGGCATTATAATGGAAAATGGCAATACTTCtagaaatagaaaaatcaaaagtCATCATCCAGGAAGTGATCCttataattttgattttcgACTTCAAAGAATTAGAACTAATTCTTATGAAAACAACAACTGGAATAATTCACCTAATTCAAAAACTAGTTCTGTAAACAATACTAATCAGTTACTTAATGATCAAAACAATAACTATCCATCTATGGGATCTAATAACCCCACAAGAGATGTTTATAACGCAAGTCAACTTTCGGGATTCCCATTATCTAGGAGAGGTGGAACTTCGCTGTGGTCAGCTTATACAGATGACTTCACAAGAGATACAATCACTAGCTATGTTACTTTAGAATCAGCGGACGAAAGCAATATATGTGGTTTAGACTGTATGCAAGATTCCAATGGGAATGACTCTTTGATAGTTGGTTACGATTATGGTTTACTCCAATGGAATATTAATTCATGGGCAAGAAGAAGTTTCTCAAGTTATGAATTCACATAG